In Desulfonispora thiosulfatigenes DSM 11270, the genomic stretch AGGAGTAGTTTAATGTATAATAGTCAAAATTATATGTATAATCAAATGCCAATGATGAGTCAACAGCAACCTCAACAGCAATTTAACCCATTTAATCCATTTTTCCCGTTTCCACAAAATAGATCTGTTATAGATGCCGGATCTGCTGTAAAAAATCGTACTGGAGAATTAAATATCAGGTTTAATCGTAGATTTTCAAGCCCTCCAATAGTAATTGTAACTTCCTATTGGAAAGGTCAAGGAAGTCAAGTATCATTTGTAGATACCGTTACAAGAGTAAATCGTAATGGTTTTACCGTGGTTAGCGATAATGCTGCTAGTAATTATTATGTGAATTGGGTAGCTGTTTTACCAGAGTAAGAGTAAGAAAAGGGCCGTCTCGACTTAAATCAAAAAGCCGAGACGCTTTTTTTATTTGTTCAGGTTATATATCTTTATTTCAGTTTAAACTTTTGCACTACTGCATTTAATTCTTCGGCAATTTTTACTTGATGGAGAGCCGAATCTGCAATATTATCAATTGCTGTGGTAGTTTCATTAATACTCATTGCAATTTGCTGGGTACCTGCCGAAGTTCCTTCTGCTGTTGCCGATACAGCTTCCATAGCTATAGATATTTCTTCACTAGATCTCTTGATACTTTCCATGCTAATGCTCATTTCTTCTGACAATGTCCATAACTCTTCTGCATCTTCAGAATATTGTGAGCCAAATTGTAGCATTTTTTCATAATCTTCATTTACTTTAGTATCAATAAACTCTAAAATTCCTTCAGAGTTCTCTGCTAAATTATAAAAAGAACTTTGTACTTGAGTGGTAATAGATTGGATATCCTGAACAGTATGTGCTGATTGTTCAGCCAGTTTACGTACTTCGTCTGCGACTACGGCAAATCCTCTACCCTGATCTCCAGCCCTAGCTGCTTCAATTGCTGCATTTAAAGCTAATAAATTAGTTTGAGCTGCAATATCTGAAATAACCATTGCCATTTTACTAATTTCTTCTACTACCTTTCCTTGTTCTAAGGCTTCTTGAATACTTGCTTGTTTTTCAGCATACATAGCCTTTTCTGTTTTTTGAGCATCTTCAATTTGTACTTTAATTACTTCTGCCCTCTGGGCTATTTTTTTACTTGCTTCACTTACGTCTTTAGACTTTTGACTTACTTTCCTGGTTGAATCAGCTACTTCTTGACTAGATGCTGTTATTTCTTCTGTGCTTGCACTTGACTCCTCCGTACTTGAAGCAATTTCTTGTGTTCCAATATCAATAGTTGTGGCTTTAGCCTTTATTTCATCTAATGTTCCTGAAAGTTCTTGACTATAGACATTTAAGGTCGAAGCACCATTTATTACCTTATCTATTACCTCTCTTAAATTAGAAAGCATAGTATTGCATGACCTACTTAACCTTCCTAATTCATCATTTGAGGTAATTTCTAATTCTTTAATACTCAAGTTTCCTTGGGCTATTTCCTGGGAAAATTTCATTAGCTTTTTAATTGGTTTAATTATTATTGAACAGACTACAAAAAATAATACACCTACTAAAACTAATAGAGCTATCAATCCTTGCGTGATACTTCTATTAACCATTTTTT encodes the following:
- a CDS encoding methyl-accepting chemotaxis protein, which translates into the protein MNRLKNSLAIKILVPTIVLILLGLSIIIATNAYTINKVGAEGIQNTGIEMAKRTASEMNDYLNMYGYVLHNVAKTDSVKNFAAITESRDLATYLNRPEYQEFYKDIKTITDEDENILTIYFASEKSQNYFDATQFIQPEDFRNDKRSWYVEGKSEKGLCYTKPYTDLITGGLVLSITTPVNDNSGNFLGLLVIDISLDSINDVLAKLETGDGYAYLLDKEGCYLAHPDEELVMKANATEREGDVGVVAREMISGEFGWKEINFENEDYCVFYSPVKSAKWSVGIMTPKSVITGPIKKMVNRSITQGLIALLVLVGVLFFVVCSIIIKPIKKLMKFSQEIAQGNLSIKELEITSNDELGRLSRSCNTMLSNLREVIDKVINGASTLNVYSQELSGTLDEIKAKATTIDIGTQEIASSTEESSASTEEITASSQEVADSTRKVSQKSKDVSEASKKIAQRAEVIKVQIEDAQKTEKAMYAEKQASIQEALEQGKVVEEISKMAMVISDIAAQTNLLALNAAIEAARAGDQGRGFAVVADEVRKLAEQSAHTVQDIQSITTQVQSSFYNLAENSEGILEFIDTKVNEDYEKMLQFGSQYSEDAEELWTLSEEMSISMESIKRSSEEISIAMEAVSATAEGTSAGTQQIAMSINETTTAIDNIADSALHQVKIAEELNAVVQKFKLK